The Ignavibacteria bacterium sequence GCTGAAGAGTCCCAGAGTTACAAGCGGTGCATGTTTATCACCAAGCCTTAAACCAAAATAGCCGCTGCCTTCGGGTTTCTTCAGTCCGAAAGGATAAAGTCCCGATATGCCGAAAATGTAAGCGGTATCATTAGCATGGTCGTATCTGAGTCCGAGTCCAATACCTTCGACGCGGGTATTCTTAAAATTAATATAGGAAATGAAAGTCTCCGCAGCTTTTCCCCAGAAACTGTCGCCTGAATCCTTGTGCTCTCCCTGCATATCAGCATAGGTGGCCAATACTCCTTTTGCCTTAATCATTTTCTCGGGTCTTTTCGTACTGTCAAGCTCCTTATAGGCTGATGTCTCTTTGTCATTTAGTGGTATCGGGCGCAGTGAGTCTGTTTCGGCCCTGGTAAGCATTACGGGTTTAAAGACATTCTTTTTAACCGTGGTTTTACTTGTATCGCCTTCAGAAGAAGCCCCTGCAGCAGCAGTATCCCTGTAGCCGAATTTTGCAAAAGCATATTTCTGCGGAGAGAAAAGGGAATCGGGTTCGGAAAATTTTGTTGTCTGATTTGAAAAGCTTCTGAACGTCTCGAGCTCGAGTTTTTCTACGAAAAGCAGACCCTGGAAACTTAGTCCCATTGAGATATATGATTCAAGGTACTGCGGGAACCAGAGTCCGTCCAGTTTGACCTTTCTTTCAGTAAACCTGAAGCTGAGGTCAGTTATGAACGGTATTGTAACACCCTTATTGTTCTTAAGGTCGAGTCCGACGAGTGCAAAAGAGCTGTCTTCAATAAGCACCATTCCTGTGAGCAAAGGACGTATCTCGGAACGGGGAATTACGCCGATAAAATATATTAAATTTTCACCTGTTGATTTAACGTCAAGAAGCTTATAGTCATAATAATCGAAAGCATCCCGGGCAAGCGGAAGGTGAATTTTATTTCCGATGATCCTGATGGTATCCTTATAGAAATCTATTTTCATCCCCCTGAACATATTAATATTCTTATCGTTCTTCTTTATGTTTTCCGTCCTGAAGGATGCGATAGTAAATTCCTTTTCCTTATCACCTGTTTTGAAAGTTTTAAGGAAGGATTCATCTATAGACGCGATCTTACCAGCGGATTTGAAGATGCCCTTGCGGTATTCATCATATTCAAAGGAGTTAACTGACTTTATGTTATTCCCTTTATTTCTTATAGCTTTGCGGATTATCCTATAGGCCGGATCCTCGTCTTTGGAATTTATTACAACTTCGGGAAGCTCGATAGACAACGGGTCGAGTGACACCTCAAGCCTGTGGGAATAAGGGATCTGAATTCTGACCTCCTGTGACCTGAAGCCGATATAGCTTACTATCAGAGTATGACTGCCCTGCGGGAGGTCGAGTGTAAAGCGGCCCTGGTTATTGGTGGTTGTGCCTGTAGTGTTCGCTTTAAGCTGTACCGTAGCATAGGAAAGGGGCTGCTTATTAGAGCTGTCATATATAGTTCCTTCAAGAAGGAATGATTGGGCATGTGTGATGAATGATAATATTAATGTGACAAAAAGATTACGTAATAAATTAGACAACATTATAATGCTCCGGTTAAGCTGGCTCAATTGTAAATGAAAACGTACTGCCATGACCCACTTTGCTTTCAACACGGATTTTACCGCCATGCTTTTCAATCATTTCTTTACATAGCAGTAAGCCAAGGCCTGTCCCTTGTTCATTTGCTGTACCTTTTTTGCTTACGCTCTTATCGATCTTAAATAATTTATCAATTATATCTTGTTCGATTCCTATACCTGTATCGGTAACCGAAACCTCAATTATGCTATCCGATTTCCTGGCCTCCAGAATAATTCTTCCTCCAGGATTTGTAAATTTAATAGCATTAGCTGCCAGGTTTCTTACAACAGTAGACAACATATTCTTATCGGCTTTGACGAAGATCGAATTGTCTATTGTGTAATTAAACTCTATCTTCTTGTTCTTTGCAGTTTGCTTTACCAAAGAAATTGTAGGGTAGAGTTCAACCAGGAGATTAAAATCTTCCATATTAATAATCATCTGCCCGGTTTGCATTCTTGACCAGTCGAGTAAATTTTCAAGAAGCTTATACGAATTGCGGCTGAGTTCTTCAATACTGCCGATGAAAGACATTTTTTCATCTTCAGATAAAGTGTCATATTCAGATGACAAAATTTGAGAGCAGCCTATCAACCCCTGAAATGGGCTTTTAAGGTCGTGTGCAATGATAGAAAAAAACTTGTCTTTGGTTGCGTTTAACTCTGCAAGCTCGAGATTAATTTTCTTAGTCTCCTCCTCTATTTGTTTGCGCTCAGTGGAGTCGCGTTCGACAAAGAGGATGCTTGCAGGTTTGCCCTCCGGATCAGGCAAAACGGTATAGTTGAGCTCAATATAAAACCGGCTTTTATCTTTTTTAATTGCGAGGTATTCCCTTATCTTATGATCACTTTGTTCTGTAATTAATTTATGCATATTTTCAGTCAACCTGTTATGGTCAGAAGGATCAATAAAATCAAAAGCCGGTCTTCCGGTTAACTCATCTTTTTCCTCAATGGAATAGCCATACATCTGAATTAATTTATCGGACATAAACTGCATCTTTCCATCCAGTGAGATAATTCCTATTCCATCTGGAGAAGCTGAAATAATAGCCTCCAGTTTCTGGCGGCTTTGCTGCAGGGCAGCTTCATCGAGTTTGCGTTTGGTTATATCTCGCTCGACGTATAAAATACTTTGAGGATTGCCGGCTGAATCATACAATACTCTTGTATTTATATCGATATTAAAGCAGCTATTATCTTTTCTCAAAGCCAGATATTCAGTTATCTGATCAATCTTTTTACCCGAGAGCAGTTTATGTGTATTGTCGATAAGTAATTGGTGATCTGAAGGATCAATGTAATCAAAAACAGAAGTGCCCAGAAATTTTTCCATTTCCTCTACAGGATACCCATGCATTTTAACGAGTTTTTCCGAAATAAGCTGTATTTTCCCATCCAGCGACAACATTCCAATTCCATCCGGTGAGGCTGCAATAACGGCCTCCCATTTCTGGTTGCTCTGCTCGAGGGCCTCTTCAGCCAGCTTGCTTTCGGTTATGTCGGTCAAAAAGTTCAGTGTTGCCGGAGAACCTTCCCAGTCAATAAGCACAGCATTCATATAAATCCAGCGTGTACTTCCATCTTTGGTCAGCAGCCGGAAGACATAATAATTGGGAACAGCTTCACCGCGCATTCTCTTTTGATGGTTTTCGGCAAGCTGTATACGTTCTTCCGGATGGATGAATGAAGTAAACTGTGTTTTCTCAAGCTCCTCTTTCGAATAGCCTGACATATTACTGGCCATCGCATTTGTCAGCCTGGGTATCCCATCCTGAATCACTACAATAGCCTCGTTAGCGCTCTCAATGAGCAGGCGGTATTTATGTTCGCTTTTTCTGAGTTCATCTACTGTCTGTCTGTGTGCGGTAAACTCCCTTGCAAGTTCTTCATTTGCATTTTGAAGCTTTTCATTTGCTTCTGAGAGCTGAAGGGTGCGTGCGGCTACAGTTTCTTCTAGTGCTTCATTGCGCTCGG is a genomic window containing:
- a CDS encoding carboxypeptidase-like regulatory domain-containing protein, producing MLSNLLRNLFVTLILSFITHAQSFLLEGTIYDSSNKQPLSYATVQLKANTTGTTTNNQGRFTLDLPQGSHTLIVSYIGFRSQEVRIQIPYSHRLEVSLDPLSIELPEVVINSKDEDPAYRIIRKAIRNKGNNIKSVNSFEYDEYRKGIFKSAGKIASIDESFLKTFKTGDKEKEFTIASFRTENIKKNDKNINMFRGMKIDFYKDTIRIIGNKIHLPLARDAFDYYDYKLLDVKSTGENLIYFIGVIPRSEIRPLLTGMVLIEDSSFALVGLDLKNNKGVTIPFITDLSFRFTERKVKLDGLWFPQYLESYISMGLSFQGLLFVEKLELETFRSFSNQTTKFSEPDSLFSPQKYAFAKFGYRDTAAAGASSEGDTSKTTVKKNVFKPVMLTRAETDSLRPIPLNDKETSAYKELDSTKRPEKMIKAKGVLATYADMQGEHKDSGDSFWGKAAETFISYINFKNTRVEGIGLGLRYDHANDTAYIFGISGLYPFGLKKPEGSGYFGLRLGDKHAPLVTLGLFSQVERWNNITLFPELMNSLSITFGLEDIFNYYKAEGYNINIKKEWKGSHNSPDRSLMFGFTSERQSSVSDIFNHRIFTSRFAKRINPEIKEGLDNRLSLNYISGTDPLKFQVYSESGFSLLTDLSLKELGGDFGYLKAYSICQLRFNTIFDELMFPPYMLVRLEGGIVHGTYGLQHILTPENSLAFLSTFGAFKGLNPYEYVGDKLAAVHVEHNWRSVIFQSLGLRSLAEMNIGIITGASAFKMWNDSGVIKTAGDIPVYWEVYGGFTGFLTVLRLEAAYTSNKIFVLRTGFNISL
- a CDS encoding PAS domain S-box protein translates to MNKTKAALSQELAVLKQDYANLKEMYEKEIHARIHVGGVAPDPGGNISKEFAPKNGELRMPDGQSVRQLFEDYIKMYASRDDNLTNHFSDNFSGFTGGGDFLVKDKEKWIAITRQDFAQVKETIHIEVKDLAVQSLSDTVAVTTGFFTIHLPIEDHILSRETARLVLIFCKEESGWKISHSSISIPYYLVREGEVYPLKELTERNEALEETVAARTLQLSEANEKLQNANEELAREFTAHRQTVDELRKSEHKYRLLIESANEAIVVIQDGIPRLTNAMASNMSGYSKEELEKTQFTSFIHPEERIQLAENHQKRMRGEAVPNYYVFRLLTKDGSTRWIYMNAVLIDWEGSPATLNFLTDITESKLAEEALEQSNQKWEAVIAASPDGIGMLSLDGKIQLISEKLVKMHGYPVEEMEKFLGTSVFDYIDPSDHQLLIDNTHKLLSGKKIDQITEYLALRKDNSCFNIDINTRVLYDSAGNPQSILYVERDITKRKLDEAALQQSRQKLEAIISASPDGIGIISLDGKMQFMSDKLIQMYGYSIEEKDELTGRPAFDFIDPSDHNRLTENMHKLITEQSDHKIREYLAIKKDKSRFYIELNYTVLPDPEGKPASILFVERDSTERKQIEEETKKINLELAELNATKDKFFSIIAHDLKSPFQGLIGCSQILSSEYDTLSEDEKMSFIGSIEELSRNSYKLLENLLDWSRMQTGQMIINMEDFNLLVELYPTISLVKQTAKNKKIEFNYTIDNSIFVKADKNMLSTVVRNLAANAIKFTNPGGRIILEARKSDSIIEVSVTDTGIGIEQDIIDKLFKIDKSVSKKGTANEQGTGLGLLLCKEMIEKHGGKIRVESKVGHGSTFSFTIEPA